The DNA region TTTCAAGTGCTGTCATAGTTGTATTTTCCATATGGCGGACAGCAGCTTTAAACACTTCGGGGCCTTCCATATGTATGTAAATACGATTCGAATCAATGGCGCGGTGCGTCACAGGTTCAGCCACACCGCTGGCTGGGATATTTAAAATACTTCCCATGCTCCCATCAGAACCTAAATCTGATGCCAGAAGGCCGAATCCTTCTTCCGCCGCCCCGATGACCGCCGCTCCGGCCCCGTCACCAAAAAGAATACAGGTGGAACGATCCTGCCAATTAACCAGGCGGGACAATATTTCCGCGCCCACCACCAAAATATATTTATAAAGTCCCGCTTTGACCATCGCGGCTGCTGTGGCGACTGCATAAATATAACCGGAGCAGCCCGCAGAAATATCCATGCCGCCCGCCCGTTTCATTCCCATCTTATCCTGCACAAGACAGGCAGTCGACGGTACCACATAATCCGGTGAAGCTGTCGCCACCATCACAAAATCTATATCCTCTGCAGTAAGACCGGCAGCTTCTAAAGCTTTCCAACCGGCTTTTACACACAAATCCGATGTATTTTCAGAGGCGGCTGCCAGGTGGCGGGTTTCCACACCTGTGCGGGTACGAATCCATTCATCCGTAGTATCTACCAACTTCTCAAGGTCAAAATTTGTCAGGAGTCTTTCCGGCGCATAGTGACCGGTTCCCAAAATTCCTGCCGAACTGCATACACTCATATAATTATTCCCCCAAAAGCTCAGTCCTCTTTTAAGCGGCCCGCTTCTTTTTCAATCTGCACCACCGCTTCTGCAATAACATCAACCACACGGGCTTCACAGAAGTCTTTTGCCATATGAATGGCATTCCTGATTGCCCGGGCTTGGGACGCGCCGTGGCAGATAATCAGCCCGCCTTTAATCCCCATCAAAGGCGCTCCGCCATATTCGGCATAATCCAGCCGCTTCACAAGATATTTTTTCAATGCCGGTTTCAGGAGAAAGGCCCCCAGCTTTGCCCGAAGACCACCTTTTTCCACCGATTTTTTCAATAATGCGGAAAACAGGCTGGCAGCTCCTTCTCCAAATTTCAGTACTACATTTCCTGTAAAACCGTCAGTAACAATGACATCAAATTCACCGGACATGATATCACGTCCCTCCGCATTTCCCGCAAAAGGAACCACTTTCTGTCCGGACAGCCATTCATAAGCTTCCGTCACGACAGGACTGCCCTTTGTACTTTCTTCGCCGATATTCAGAAGTCCGATCCGCGGATTTTCGATATGCCACACTTTTT from Dialister invisus DSM 15470 includes:
- the plsX gene encoding phosphate acyltransferase PlsX, which encodes MDKIAVDAMGGDFAPLEIVKGAVLAVRDFHVPVVLVGDKEQIVKVLKDNHADQEPLIEICHASQVIGMGEHPGMAFRKKKDASVSVGAKLVKNGECGALVAPGSTGAAVTAGLLGMGRVDGIERPAILTPIPNRKDGYTFLIDSGASAQPKPETLLQNALMGYVYAKKVWHIENPRIGLLNIGEESTKGSPVVTEAYEWLSGQKVVPFAGNAEGRDIMSGEFDVIVTDGFTGNVVLKFGEGAASLFSALLKKSVEKGGLRAKLGAFLLKPALKKYLVKRLDYAEYGGAPLMGIKGGLIICHGASQARAIRNAIHMAKDFCEARVVDVIAEAVVQIEKEAGRLKED
- a CDS encoding beta-ketoacyl-ACP synthase III; the encoded protein is MSVCSSAGILGTGHYAPERLLTNFDLEKLVDTTDEWIRTRTGVETRHLAAASENTSDLCVKAGWKALEAAGLTAEDIDFVMVATASPDYVVPSTACLVQDKMGMKRAGGMDISAGCSGYIYAVATAAAMVKAGLYKYILVVGAEILSRLVNWQDRSTCILFGDGAGAAVIGAAEEGFGLLASDLGSDGSMGSILNIPASGVAEPVTHRAIDSNRIYIHMEGPEVFKAAVRHMENTTMTALEKAGVDKEEIDMFIAHQANNRIIQSIAKKVGIPKDHMYVNVERYGNTSAASVGIALDEAVRSGKIKHGDIVVITGFGAGLTWGCDVMRWI